One genomic segment of Oncorhynchus mykiss isolate Arlee chromosome 10, USDA_OmykA_1.1, whole genome shotgun sequence includes these proteins:
- the LOC118936895 gene encoding uncharacterized protein LOC118936895 has product MADCMVFHTQIASIMKVLANAAVEEICKLVDDDYAVFRLEITQNQKENRVLRRKHLELKVARERVLASIVKILDHYRGMARGEGHLTGGHRSFVKPAEHNTWRDDQPITVDEGSGTSTQHIIVIEYAYAEAAGPGVKQKRSEGEEDPRHSRDIQTGEDGLPPLETDTKTVTVTQRYLLTDWGCPAPSSEYLLYNSTSLRKVHSHRDFGDETGNDLSCSYTTEMDPGMPLGLETQTDPSRGDLNRYSSSVYSEGCLDKKGEGLIVDDVTVKVEGDMECA; this is encoded by the exons atgGCTGactgtatggtttttcacactcaaatagcctccatcatgAAGGTGCTAGCAAATGCTGCAGTGGAAGAAatctgtaaactcgtagacgacgactatgcagtgtttcgtttggaaataactcaaaaccagaaagaaaacagggtATTGCGGAGGAAACACCTGGAACTGAAGGTGGCACGGGAGCGCGTCCTCGCCAGTATTGTCAAGATCCTCGACCATtacagaggaatggcaagag gtgaaggacatctcactggaggccacaggagctttgtgaagccagcagaacacaatacatggagagatgaccaaccaatcactgttgatgaggggagtggaacctcaacccagcacattatcgtgatagag TATGCATATGCAGAGGCTGCAGGTCCTGGGGTCAAGCAGAAGAGgtctgaaggagaagaggacccaCGGCACAGCAGAGACATCCAGACTGGAGAGGATGGACTACCCCCTCTAGAGACAGACACAAAAACTGTAACTGTAACACAAAGGTATTTACTCACCGACTGGGGCTGTCCTGCTCCCAGCTCAGAGTATTTACTTTACAATAGCACAAGCCTGAGGAAAGTTCATTCCCATCGAGATTTCGGTGACGAGACTGGCAATGATCTGTCTTGTTCTTATACCACAGAGATGGACCCTGGCATGCCCTTGGGTTTAGAGACACAAACTGATCCATCTAGAGGTGACTTGAAccggtacagtagtagtgtatactctgaagggtgcCTAGATAAGAAAGGGGAGGGTCTGATCGTAGATGATGTGACTGTGAAAGTGGAGGGTGACATGGAATGCGCATAg
- the LOC110534651 gene encoding zinc finger and BTB domain-containing protein 18 → MANCMVFHTQIASIMEVLANSAVAEISKLVDDDYAVFRLEITQSQKENRTLRRKLQLLELKVARERAERTMRERYRGIARGEGHLTGGHRNVVKPAGHNGWRNDQPISIDEGSGTSTQHVIVIESVDAEAAGPGVKQERSEGEDPRHSRDIQIGAASGVASPVTTEDLTAAPQARTRCSIPEVSGMLNAALKSETDAETLTVTHRLLHTGSDHRSDPEGLVLGTLVCPPAPGSDYLPVFHQSQRTVHSRGDGDVLDTGVDDLSCSYDTEMVPGNISLGLETQTDLSRGDWNRYSSSIYSEGCLDKKGEVIVVDEVTVKVEGDAPPTWNADSHLGDGHSQGRDFLDYRGSLETNLNVTTNSPLHVFRDRNPVSTSMGPSDSHGRVHFDQVLNSNSRARAQAQGGGVTSGNSKEKRFFCMFCNKGFRCLQKVEIHQRVHTGENPFSCTQCEKRFSRQDHLKRHQMVHTGEKPFSCPQCEKRFSRQDQLKMHLKVHTGERPFVCTHCGKRFSERSYLRIHQQKMHAALV, encoded by the exons atggctaactgtatggtttttcacactcaaatagcctccattaTGGAGGTTCTAGCGAATTCAGCCGTGGCAGAGATCAgtaaactcgtagacgacgactatgcagtgtttcgtttggaaataacgcaaagccagaaagaaaacaggacaTTGAGGAGAAAACTACAGCTACTGGAGCTGAAGGTAGCACGGGAGCGCGCAGAGAGGACAATGCGAGAGCGATACAGAGGAATTGCAAGAG gtgaaggacatctcactggaggccacaggaATGTTGTAAAGCCAGCGGGACACAATGGGTGGAGAAATGACCAACCCATATCTATagatgaggggagtggaacctcaacccagcatgTTATCGTGATAGAG TCTGTAGATGCAGAGGCTGCAGGTCCTGGGGTCAAGCAGGAGAGGTCTGAAGGAGAGGACCCACGGCACAGCAGAGACATCCAGATTGGAGCAGCGTCTGGAGTGGCGTCCCCTGTAACCACAGAGGACCTGACCGCCGCGCCCCAGGCTAGGACCCGTTGCAGCATCCCGGAGGTCAGTGGAATGCTGAACGCCGCcctcaagtcagagacagacGCCGAGACTTTAACTGTAACACACCGGCTCTTACACACAGGGTCTGACCACAGATCAGACCCAGAGGGACTGGTGCTGGGGACACTTGTCTGTCCTCCTGCTCCTGGCTCAGATTACTTACCAGTATTTCATCAGAGCCAGAGGACGGTTCATTCCCGTGGAGATGGTGACGTGTTAGACACTGGGGTTGATGATCTGTCTTGTTCTTATGATACAGAGATGGTCCCTGGCAACATATCCTTAGGTTTAGAGACCCAGACTgatctgtctagaggggactggaaccGGTACAGTAGTAGTATATACTCCGAAGGGTGCCTAGATAAGAAAGGGGAGGTTATAGTGGTAGATGAGGTGACTGTGAAAGTAGAGGGCGATGCTCCTCCCACATGGAATGCagatagtcaccttggagacggACACTCACAGGGCAGAGATTTCTTAGATTACAGGGGAAGCTTAGAGACAAATCTAAATGTCACAACCAATTCTCCTTTACACGTGTTCAGGGATCGCAATCCAGTGTCCACGTCGATGGGGCCTTCAGATTCACACGGCCGTGTCCATTTCgatcaggtattgaactcaaacAGCAGGGCTAGAGCCCAGGCTCAGGGAGGAGGAGTCACATCAGGCAATAGTAAAGAGAAACGATTCttctgcatgttctgtaacaaaggcttcaggTGCCTGcagaaggtggagatccaccagagggtccacacaggggagaaccCCTTCAGTTGtacccagtgtgagaagaggttctcccgcCAGGAccacctgaagaggcaccagatgGTCCATACAGGGGAGAAACCGTTCAGCTGCCCCCAGTGCGAGAAGAGGTTCTCCCGCCAGGACcagctgaagatgcacctgaaggtccacacgggAGAAAGGCCGTTTGTCTGTACACACTgcgggaagaggttctcagagaggagctacctcaggatTCACCAGCAGAAAATGCACGCGGCCCTTGTATAG
- the LOC110534653 gene encoding zinc finger protein 250, giving the protein MANSNCVVFHTQIASIMEVLANAAVAEICKVVDDDYEVFRLEITQSQKENRALRRKLQLLEMKVSRERVLASPRSVKILDGYRVTARGEGHLTGGHRSFVKPAGHNTWRDDQPITVDEGSGTSTEHIIVIEAADIEAAGPGVKQERSVGEEDLQTAAPPEATEDLTAAAPQPRTRRSITEVSGTPNAVLKSETDTETLTVTHSLLHTGSDDRSDPERLCLRRLGCPPAPGSEYLPVFHQRTVHSRGDGDSLDTGGNDPSCSYATEIDPGNMPLSLERQTDLSRGDWNRYSSGLYTEGCLDKKGECLVVNEVTVKVEGDAPLTWNVETHLGGHSQGSTSDFLDYSESLETNLNVPTHSSLPAFRDRDPVSTSMGPSESHGRVLFDQVLNSNDRATAQTQGGGATSGYSKEKRFLCMFCNKGFSCSQNVEIHQRVHTGVKPFSCTQCHMCFTQAGTLKRHQRVHTGEKPFSCTQCHMRFTQAGHLKRHQRVHTGEKPFACTHCRKRFSERRCLRIHQQKNHSTL; this is encoded by the exons atggctaactCGAACTGtgtggtttttcacactcaaatagcctccatcatggaggttctagcgaatgcagccgtggcagaAATATGTAAAGTCGTAGACGACGATTATGAAGTGTTTCGTCtggaaataactcaaagccagaaagaaaacagggcatTGAGGAGGAAACTACAGCTACTGGAAATGAAGGTGTCACGGGAACGCGTCCTCGCCAGCCCGAGAAGTGTCAAGATACTCGACGGATACAGAGTAACGGCAAGAG gtgaaggacatctcactggaggccacaggagctttgtgaagccagcgggacacaatacatggagagatgaccaaccaatcactgttgatgaggggagtggaacctcaaccgAGCACATTATTgtgatagag GCTGCAGATATAGAGGCTGCAGGTCCTGGGGTCAAGCAGGAGAGGTCTGTAGGAGAGGAGGACCTCCAGACTGCAGCACCGCCTGAAGCCACGGAGGACCTCACTGCTGCCGCACCGCAGCCCAGGACCCGACGCagcatcacggaggtcagtggaacgcCGAACGCCGTCCTCAAGTCCGAGACAGACACTGAGACTTTAACTGTAACACACAGCCTCTTACACACAGGATCTGACGACagatcagacccagagagacttTGTCTGAGGAGACTGGGCTGTCCTCCTGCTCCTGGCTCAGAGTATTTACCGGTATTTCACCAGAGGACTGTTCATTCCCGTGGTGATGGTGACTCGTTAGACACTGGAGGCAATGATCCGTCTTGTTCTTACGCTACAGAGATAGACCCTGGCAACATGCCATTGAgtttagagagacagactgatctgtctagaggggactggaaccGGTACAGTAGTGGTCTATACACTGAAGGGTGCCTAGATAAGAAAGGAGAGTGTCTGGTTGTAAATGAGGTCACTGTGAAAGTGGAGGGCGACGCTCCTCTGACATGGAATGTAGAGACTCACTTAGGAGGACACTCTCAGGGCAGCACCAGTGACTTCTTAGACTACAGTGAAAGCTTAGAGACAAATCTAAATGTCCCAACCCACTCCTCTTTACCCGCGTTCAGAGATCGTGACCCAGTGTCCACGTCAATGGGGCCTTCCGAGTCACATGGCCGCGTCCTTTTCgatcaggtattgaactcaaacGACAGGGCTACAGCCCAGACTCAGGGAGGGGGAGCCACATCAGGATATAGTAAAGAgaaacggttcctctgcatgttTTGTAACAAAGGATTCAGCTGCTCCCAGAatgtggagatccaccagagggtccacacaggggtgaaacccttcagctgtacccagtgtcacatgtGCTTCACCCAGGCTGGCACCCTGAAGAGGCATCAGagagtccacacaggggagaaacccttcagctgtacccagtgtcacatgcgcttcACCCAGGCTGGtcacctgaagaggcaccagagggtccacacgggagagaaaccGTTCGCCTGTACACACTGCaggaagaggttctcagagaggagatgcctcaggatacaccagcagaaaaaccaCTCCACTCTATAA